In the genome of Paenibacillus pabuli, one region contains:
- a CDS encoding DUF6376 family protein, producing MIKRKRKHTLVMAGLIASSILVISACSVVEQANQSLSYVSGATDYIEQVSNAGADLQELASGAVSNPEITTQVQEKIDQIQAEASEFSQLTAPAIGESIHENLVSYNNQLTEVVGQLENTLAEEGFTAENWEKTGIPELITNVNNLKDPLSGLGNESN from the coding sequence ATGATTAAACGAAAAAGAAAACACACATTAGTGATGGCAGGCCTCATTGCGTCAAGTATTCTTGTGATATCGGCCTGTTCCGTAGTGGAACAAGCGAATCAAAGTTTGAGTTACGTTAGCGGGGCTACTGATTATATAGAGCAAGTATCGAACGCCGGAGCCGATCTGCAAGAGCTCGCATCAGGAGCGGTGAGTAACCCTGAAATAACCACTCAGGTACAGGAGAAAATTGATCAGATTCAGGCGGAAGCCAGCGAATTCTCTCAGTTAACAGCACCAGCGATCGGGGAAAGTATTCATGAAAATTTGGTCAGTTACAACAACCAATTAACCGAAGTTGTGGGTCAATTGGAGAACACGCTTGCAGAAGAGGGCTTTACGGCAGAAAACTGGGAGAAGACAGGAATTCCCGAATTGATCACCAATGTTAATAATTTGAAAGATCCGCTAAGTGGGCTCGGGAATGAATCCAATTAA
- a CDS encoding SDR family NAD(P)-dependent oxidoreductase, with the protein MSEQHGKVIIITGGASGIGKETALQLSDQGATIVVADYNEEGAKKLASDIEAAGGTAGAYKVDVSKGDEIKALIDWTVEKYGTLSGIFNNAGIGLVKPFLEMDPESYHRVIDVDQHSVYYGMYYGAKKMVELNVQGTIVNTASIYGSIAAVGSFNYNAAKAAVVMMSKSGALELAEHGIRVVGVAPGFIETPILGDDKAMKDALATQHMRGELIQPEKVASVVTFLFSDAASAVNGTTVAVDDGFLSFKTK; encoded by the coding sequence ATGTCTGAACAACATGGAAAAGTAATTATTATTACGGGCGGAGCGAGTGGAATTGGCAAAGAAACAGCGCTTCAGCTATCGGATCAGGGTGCAACAATCGTTGTAGCTGATTACAATGAAGAGGGAGCCAAAAAACTTGCATCTGATATTGAAGCAGCTGGCGGCACAGCCGGAGCTTATAAGGTGGATGTATCCAAAGGGGATGAGATCAAAGCCCTGATCGACTGGACCGTAGAGAAATACGGAACATTGAGCGGTATTTTCAACAATGCGGGCATTGGACTTGTGAAGCCATTTCTGGAGATGGACCCGGAATCCTATCACCGAGTCATTGATGTAGACCAGCACAGTGTGTATTACGGCATGTATTATGGCGCCAAGAAAATGGTTGAACTGAATGTACAAGGCACCATCGTAAATACAGCATCGATCTATGGAAGTATTGCCGCTGTGGGAAGTTTTAACTATAATGCAGCCAAGGCGGCTGTCGTAATGATGTCCAAATCCGGCGCCTTGGAACTTGCCGAGCATGGCATCCGTGTGGTCGGTGTAGCGCCAGGCTTCATTGAGACACCGATTCTGGGTGATGACAAAGCAATGAAGGATGCACTTGCTACCCAACATATGCGCGGAGAGCTCATCCAACCGGAGAAAGTAGCGAGTGTAGTTACCTTCCTGTTCAGTGACGCTGCAAGTGCAGTGAATGGTACAACGGTTGCGGTAGATGATGGGTTCCTCAGCTTCAAAACAAAATAA
- a CDS encoding bile acid:sodium symporter family protein: MLQALNVRLNRIMPLITPISIVIGVLCGSLLSSYTFLSPWLFAFMTFAGSISLGIRDFVNVLKKPFPLFVCLFILHLAMPLIALGMGHLVFPTDAYTITGLVLAAVIPTGVSSFIWVSIYRGNIALTLSIILIDTMLAPFVVPGVLSLLIGTSVSLDMAAMMSSLFWMIVVPSLLGMLLNEWTKGAIVPVWGPRLNPFSKLFMAAVVAINGSVVAPYLADFNWQLAGLAAIIIFLASFGYALSYFVARLLGWNEADQVALVFNGGMRNISAGAVLAVSYFPPPVAVPVVLGMVFQQMLASLAGYLLGRRSQTLHNADKTSVA; encoded by the coding sequence ATGCTTCAGGCATTAAATGTACGCTTGAACCGCATCATGCCACTGATTACCCCAATCAGCATTGTTATTGGCGTTCTATGCGGGAGTCTTCTTTCTTCTTATACCTTTTTGTCACCATGGCTTTTTGCGTTCATGACGTTTGCCGGAAGCATCAGTCTCGGCATCAGGGATTTTGTGAATGTGCTTAAGAAGCCTTTTCCACTGTTTGTTTGTCTGTTTATTTTGCATCTGGCGATGCCTCTGATTGCTCTTGGCATGGGTCACCTGGTCTTTCCAACGGATGCCTACACGATAACAGGCCTTGTTCTGGCTGCCGTTATTCCGACAGGTGTGAGCAGCTTTATCTGGGTTAGCATTTATCGGGGCAATATCGCTCTGACGCTGTCGATTATCCTGATTGACACCATGCTTGCTCCTTTCGTGGTACCGGGTGTCTTATCCTTATTGATCGGCACTAGTGTATCGCTGGATATGGCGGCCATGATGAGCAGTCTATTCTGGATGATCGTTGTCCCCTCCTTGCTCGGAATGCTTCTGAATGAATGGACCAAAGGGGCCATTGTTCCGGTCTGGGGGCCAAGACTGAATCCGTTCTCCAAATTATTTATGGCAGCAGTTGTTGCGATTAATGGCTCTGTTGTTGCCCCCTATTTGGCTGACTTCAACTGGCAGCTCGCTGGTCTGGCAGCCATCATTATTTTTCTGGCCTCATTTGGCTACGCCCTGAGTTACTTCGTTGCCCGATTGCTCGGTTGGAATGAAGCGGATCAGGTTGCTCTTGTGTTCAACGGAGGCATGCGTAATATTAGTGCTGGAGCGGTGCTTGCCGTATCTTATTTCCCTCCCCCGGTTGCCGTCCCGGTTGTACTCGGCATGGTATTTCAGCAAATGTTGGCTTCGCTTGCAGGATACCTGCTCGGACGTCGCTCGCAGACTCTGCACAATGCCGATAAGACGTCTGTGGCCTAG
- the asd gene encoding aspartate-semialdehyde dehydrogenase: MSAKLKVGIVGGTGMVGQRFVDLLNGHPWFEVTAISASANSAGKTYEESVQGRWKLAVPIPEAVKNIVVQDASQVEAFASQVDFIFCAVDMKKNEIQALEEAYAKTGTPVVSNNSAHRWTADVPMVIPEINPGHLDVIEAQRKRLGTKTGFIAVKPNCSIQSYVPALHALREFNPTQVVASTYQAISGAGKNFTDWPEMLDNVIPYIGGEEEKSEQEPLRIWGSIQNNEIVKASSPLITTQCIRVPVTDGHLATVFVSFENKPSKEEILERWLQFKGRPQELGLPSAPKQFITYFEEENRPQTKLDRDIERGMGVSTGRLREDSLYDYKFVGLSHNTLRGAAGGAVLIAELLKAEGYIQPK; this comes from the coding sequence ATGTCAGCAAAATTGAAAGTCGGTATCGTCGGAGGAACGGGGATGGTAGGTCAGCGCTTTGTCGATCTGCTCAATGGACACCCATGGTTTGAAGTCACAGCTATTTCAGCTAGTGCCAACTCGGCAGGCAAAACATACGAAGAATCCGTTCAAGGCAGATGGAAGCTCGCTGTTCCAATCCCGGAAGCCGTGAAAAACATCGTGGTGCAGGATGCTTCCCAAGTGGAAGCTTTTGCGAGCCAGGTTGATTTTATATTCTGTGCTGTAGATATGAAAAAGAACGAAATTCAAGCGCTCGAAGAGGCTTATGCCAAAACGGGAACTCCGGTTGTTTCCAACAACTCGGCTCACCGCTGGACAGCGGATGTACCGATGGTCATTCCGGAAATTAACCCGGGGCATCTGGACGTGATTGAAGCTCAACGCAAACGTCTCGGAACCAAAACCGGATTCATTGCGGTTAAACCAAACTGCTCGATTCAGAGTTATGTACCTGCACTTCACGCGTTGCGCGAGTTCAATCCAACTCAAGTGGTAGCTTCCACATACCAAGCGATCTCTGGCGCAGGTAAAAACTTTACCGACTGGCCTGAAATGCTGGATAACGTGATTCCATATATCGGTGGCGAGGAAGAGAAAAGTGAACAGGAACCGCTTCGCATCTGGGGCAGCATTCAAAATAATGAGATTGTAAAAGCGTCCTCACCATTAATTACAACACAATGCATTCGTGTTCCGGTAACAGATGGTCACTTGGCGACCGTATTTGTATCCTTTGAGAACAAACCATCCAAAGAAGAAATTCTGGAGCGCTGGCTGCAATTCAAAGGTCGTCCGCAAGAACTGGGTCTGCCAAGCGCACCGAAACAGTTTATTACGTATTTTGAAGAAGAGAACAGACCACAAACGAAACTGGATCGTGACATCGAGCGCGGTATGGGCGTATCAACAGGCAGACTGCGCGAAGACTCCCTGTATGATTACAAGTTTGTAGGACTGTCCCACAACACGCTGCGAGGAGCAGCAGGCGGTGCTGTTCTGATCGCTGAATTGCTCAAAGCTGAAGGATATATTCAGCCAAAATAA